The DNA sequence TTTGAAAAACCAATTGCCGACCTCGAATCGCGGCTGGAAGAAACCAAGCGATTGGCGCAAACCAGCAACGTCGACGTTAGCGAAGCGGTTACTGTACTGGAGCAGAGTATCGATAAGCTGCGCCAGGAAATATTCAGAAACCTGACCCGCTGGCAGCGCGTTCAGCTGTCACGCCACCCCGACCGGCCGTATTCCCTCGATTACATATCGCTCATGTGCGATCAGTTTATCGAACTGCACGGCGACCGTACGGTGCGGGACGATCCGGCCATGGTTGGTGGCTTCTGCGAGATAGGGCGCACCGGCGAACCGGGCCAGACCGTGATGATCATCGGCCAGCAGAAAGGGCGTAACACGAAGCAGCGCCAGCAGCGTAACTTCGGGATGCCCAACCCCGAAGGGTACCGCAAAGCGCTGCGCCTGATGAAACTGGCCGAGAAATTCAACAAGCCTATCATCACGCTGATCGATACGCCGGGGGCGTTCCCGGGGCTGGAAGCTGAAGAGCGCGGACAGGGCGAGGCCATTGCCCGTAACCTGAAGGAAATGTTCATGCTGACGGTACCCGTTATCTGTATCGTTATCGGAGAAGGCGCTTCGGGTGGGGCACTGGGTATCGCCATTGGCGACCGGGTGCTGATGCTGGAAAACACCTGGTATTCGGTTATATCGCCCGAAAACTGCTCCACGATCCTGTGGCGTAGCTGGGACTTCAAAGAGCAGGCTGCCGAGGCTATGAAGCTCACCGCCCGCGATATGGAAGCGGCCAAACTCGTCGATGGCATCGTCGATGAACCCCTCGGTGGTGCGCACAATGACCACCTGCAGATGGCCAATCACCTTAAATCGGTTATTCTGGACACGTTGTCTGAGCTTAGTGCCATTGATCCGCAGGTACGAATTGACCAGCGGATCGAGAAGTTCTGCTCAATGGGCGTTGTGCTGGAGTAATTTACCCGGAAACACCGTTTAGGCAGAAGCCGCTGGGAAACCCTCAGCGGCTTTCTTATGCGACCCCATGGCCGTTAGTCAGCAAATCTGCGTTAACTTTGGTCGTCGGTTCACCAACCCGGCACGCTTTGGTTTTTACATGGATTCTACGCTCGACCCCTCGACCCTCAAAAATCTCATCTTCGATCTTGGCGATGTCATCATCCCAATCGACCTCACCGCTCCCGTTCGTAATTTTGCGATGTTGGCAAATCTGCCCGAAGCGGATGTCTGGGCAATCTGGAAGGAGCACGACTTTATCAATCACTACGAAACCGGCCTGATCGACGACGAAGCGTTTCGCCTGCAGCTGCGGCAACTGCTGAAAAACGACGCCTGGGCCGATGAAGTGATTGATACGGCCTGGAATACGGTGCTGCTCGATCTGCCCGTTGAGCGCGTTGAGCGGATCAAAGAACTGGCCGGTACGTATCGGCTGTTCCTGTTGAGCAATACCAGCCCCATTCATATTCGTCGGGTAAACAGTGTTCTGACCCAACTGAACCAGCCAACGCTTGAGGAGCTCTTTGAGCGCGTATTTTATTCCTACGAGGTCCGGATGGCAAAACCGACGCCCGGTATCTATGAATACGTGTTGTCAGAAGCGGGAATTGAC is a window from the Spirosoma rigui genome containing:
- a CDS encoding HAD family hydrolase, with the protein product MDSTLDPSTLKNLIFDLGDVIIPIDLTAPVRNFAMLANLPEADVWAIWKEHDFINHYETGLIDDEAFRLQLRQLLKNDAWADEVIDTAWNTVLLDLPVERVERIKELAGTYRLFLLSNTSPIHIRRVNSVLTQLNQPTLEELFERVFYSYEVRMAKPTPGIYEYVLSEAGIDAASTAFFDDNAANIRAAAELGIQAVQVQPPMTIVDYLKDV
- a CDS encoding acetyl-CoA carboxylase carboxyltransferase subunit alpha, with the translated sequence MRTYLDFEKPIADLESRLEETKRLAQTSNVDVSEAVTVLEQSIDKLRQEIFRNLTRWQRVQLSRHPDRPYSLDYISLMCDQFIELHGDRTVRDDPAMVGGFCEIGRTGEPGQTVMIIGQQKGRNTKQRQQRNFGMPNPEGYRKALRLMKLAEKFNKPIITLIDTPGAFPGLEAEERGQGEAIARNLKEMFMLTVPVICIVIGEGASGGALGIAIGDRVLMLENTWYSVISPENCSTILWRSWDFKEQAAEAMKLTARDMEAAKLVDGIVDEPLGGAHNDHLQMANHLKSVILDTLSELSAIDPQVRIDQRIEKFCSMGVVLE